A part of Acidobacteriota bacterium genomic DNA contains:
- a CDS encoding MerR family transcriptional regulator: MDGVEIPNRPVFRAQEVCELAGLQPYVLRTWEAEFPDLGVSKTSQGPRLYRRGDVERVLLIKRLLFVDGLTLAGARRRMAEEGLLPQAAPDADADMSALADEALRQELQQVRRDLHWMLNVLSGGAGLAGDAPDASEPRPARSAERGRVRPHAKAKPASRTAKAKVSRR; encoded by the coding sequence GTGGACGGCGTCGAGATTCCGAACCGACCGGTCTTCAGAGCGCAGGAAGTTTGCGAGCTCGCCGGGCTGCAGCCGTACGTGTTGCGCACCTGGGAAGCCGAGTTCCCCGACCTCGGCGTGTCGAAGACGTCCCAGGGGCCGCGTCTCTATCGACGCGGCGACGTCGAACGCGTCCTGCTCATCAAGCGGCTGCTGTTCGTGGACGGGCTGACGCTCGCCGGCGCGCGCCGCCGCATGGCCGAGGAAGGGCTGCTGCCGCAGGCGGCGCCCGACGCCGACGCCGACATGTCGGCGCTCGCCGACGAAGCGCTCCGGCAGGAACTGCAGCAGGTGCGCCGCGATCTGCACTGGATGCTGAACGTGCTGTCCGGCGGTGCCGGGCTCGCCGGCGATGCGCCGGATGCCAGCGAACCCCGGCCGGCGCGCTCCGCTGAGCGCGGGCGGGTCAGACCTCACGCGAAAGCCAAGCCTGCCAGCCGAACAGCGAAGGCCAAGGTGTCGCGCCGATGA
- the der gene encoding ribosome biogenesis GTPase Der, whose translation MARRPQGPSVVLVGRPNVGKSTLFNRITGRRRSIVAPVAGTTRDVIEAAAAWKDRPFTLVDTGGLFGATTDPLHDQVVEHGLKALAAADLVVFVLDAREGLVPGDEEIARRLRAEGKPVLLAINKTDDRRSQGNVVDFYRMGFEPAFEISAEHGHGVYELLDEVGSRLPAASRHAAEAAPDDTAIAIVGRPNVGKSSLVNRLLREQRMMVSDLPGTTRDAVESVLRWRKRQFRVLDTAGIRRPGRVAAAGQVEAVSVVLSRRAMAAADVVVLVIDATEGASDRDGAIAGEAEAAGCGIVIAVNKWDLVRGRGQDWVRAFDDRLRFQLKFLEYAPIVHISALTGEHTPRLMELVDEVAEARKRRVSTADLNRFLETVTTAHPPTSKGSREVRILYGAQTGTEPPTFVLFTNVATEFHFSYERFLVNQLREAFGFVGTPIRLKVRRRTRTKA comes from the coding sequence ATGGCGCGCCGCCCGCAGGGCCCCAGCGTGGTGCTGGTCGGCCGACCGAACGTCGGCAAATCTACGCTCTTCAACCGGATTACCGGCAGGCGCCGCTCGATCGTGGCGCCGGTCGCGGGCACGACGCGGGACGTCATCGAAGCGGCGGCCGCCTGGAAGGACCGTCCGTTCACGCTCGTCGACACCGGCGGGCTGTTCGGTGCGACCACCGACCCGCTTCACGACCAGGTCGTCGAGCACGGTCTCAAGGCGCTGGCTGCGGCGGACCTGGTCGTCTTCGTGCTCGATGCGCGCGAGGGCCTCGTACCGGGCGACGAGGAGATCGCCCGCCGGCTGCGTGCGGAAGGTAAGCCGGTGCTCCTGGCGATCAACAAGACCGACGACCGGCGCTCGCAGGGGAACGTGGTCGACTTCTACCGGATGGGATTCGAGCCGGCGTTCGAGATCTCCGCCGAGCACGGCCACGGCGTGTACGAACTGCTCGATGAGGTCGGAAGCCGCCTCCCGGCGGCGTCCCGGCATGCCGCCGAGGCGGCGCCCGACGACACGGCGATCGCCATCGTCGGCCGTCCGAACGTTGGCAAGTCATCGCTCGTGAACCGCCTGCTGCGCGAACAGCGGATGATGGTCAGCGACCTGCCCGGCACGACCAGGGACGCCGTCGAGTCGGTGCTGCGCTGGCGGAAACGTCAGTTCCGCGTGCTCGACACGGCGGGCATCCGCCGCCCAGGGCGCGTGGCCGCTGCCGGTCAGGTCGAGGCGGTCAGCGTCGTGCTCTCCAGGCGCGCCATGGCGGCGGCCGACGTCGTCGTGCTCGTCATCGACGCGACCGAAGGGGCGAGCGATCGTGACGGTGCCATCGCGGGCGAGGCCGAAGCGGCCGGTTGCGGGATCGTCATCGCCGTCAACAAGTGGGACCTCGTGCGAGGCCGCGGGCAGGACTGGGTGCGCGCCTTCGACGACCGGCTGCGGTTCCAGTTGAAGTTCCTCGAGTACGCGCCGATCGTGCACATCTCGGCGCTGACCGGCGAGCACACGCCGCGGCTCATGGAGCTCGTCGACGAGGTGGCGGAGGCCCGAAAACGGCGCGTCTCGACGGCCGACCTGAACCGGTTCCTCGAGACCGTCACCACGGCGCACCCTCCGACGAGCAAGGGCAGCAGGGAAGTGCGCATCCTCTACGGCGCGCAGACGGGCACCGAACCGCCGACGTTCGTGCTCTTCACGAACGTCGCCACGGAGTTCCATTTCTCGTACGAACGCTTCCTCGTCAACCAGCTCAGGGAGGCCTTCGGCTTCGTCGGGACGCCGATCCGGCTGAAAGTCCGCCGCAGAACCCGCACGAAGGCGTAG